Proteins from one Candidatus Obscuribacterales bacterium genomic window:
- a CDS encoding prepilin-type N-terminal cleavage/methylation domain-containing protein, giving the protein MSRHQCQQGFSLVELMVALVISLLITLGAFQLFLVGKKSFDHELALAERQSSLRFLVDSISYDIRSASYTDFLD; this is encoded by the coding sequence ATGTCAAGACATCAATGTCAGCAAGGCTTTTCCCTCGTCGAGCTGATGGTGGCGCTGGTGATTAGTCTATTGATTACACTGGGCGCCTTTCAGCTTTTTCTGGTGGGGAAGAAGTCATTTGATCATGAGTTAGCTCTCGCTGAACGTCAATCATCTCTCAGGTTTCTGGTTGATTCAATTTCCTATGATATCAGAAGTGCTAGCTATACCGATTTTCTTGATG